Proteins encoded together in one Lathyrus oleraceus cultivar Zhongwan6 chromosome 5, CAAS_Psat_ZW6_1.0, whole genome shotgun sequence window:
- the LOC127079603 gene encoding uncharacterized mitochondrial protein AtMg00820-like encodes MSAFTSKLSSVEIPKSVQVALEIPKWREVILMEMKALEKNKTWSVTSLLDDGSVESYKARLVAKGFTQTYGIDYSETFAPVEKLNIVRILLSLATNMD; translated from the exons ATGTCTGCCTTCACCTCAAAATTGTCTAGTGTAGAAATTCCAAAAAGTGTACAGGTTGCTCTAGAAATTCCAAAGTGGAGGGAAGTGATACTTATGGAGATGAAAGCTCTTGAAAAGAACAAAACTTGGAGTGTTACGTCACTACTAGATG ATGGGTCAGTTGAAAGCTACAAGGCTCGCTTGGTGGCTAAAGGCTTTACTCAAACCTATGGTATAGATTACTcagagacatttgctcctgttgAAAAATTAAACATTGTCAGAATTCTTTTGTCTCTTGCTACTAACATGGATTAG